DNA from Acidobacteriota bacterium:
GTGAACGGCAAGCGGCGGCACCGCGGCGCCGTGATCCTGTGGTCGCGGATCGGCGTCTCTCACGGCGCCCAGGGACCGGACCTGTCCGCGATTCCGGCCATCGCGCTTCGCCAGGTCGAGGTCCTTAGGGACGGCGCTTCGGCGCAGTACGGCTCGGATGCGATCGCGGGGATCATGAACTTCCTGCTCAGCGATGCGCGTTCCGGCGGTTCGTTCGAGGTGCTGACCGGCCTGTACGACGCGGGCGACGGCGAGTCCGTCACCGTGGCCGGCAACATCGGCCTGCCCTGGGGCGAGGCCGGCTTCGCGAATGTGAGCCTCGAGTACGGCGGTTCGAATCCGACCAACCGCTCCATGCAGCGAGCCGACGCGACGGCCCTGGTCGCCGCGGGGAACACTCACGTGGCCGATCCTGCTCAGAGGTGGGGCAAGGCCGAGGTCGACGACGACGTGAAGCTCTGGATCAACTTCGGCCGGCCGCTGGGAAGCGGCGGCGCCACGCAGTTCTACGGCTGGGCGAACCACGCGGACCGCAACGTGACGGCGAGGAACTTCTTCTTCCGCAACCCGAACACCCGGGACGCGGTCTACAGCGGCGACGGCGGTGCGACGCTGCTGATCGGCGACGCCCTGGACGCGGCCGACGGGACGCCGGACGGCTCGGCCGGGTGCCCGGTCGTCGCGGTGACGGACGCGCTTCCGGACCGGGACGCGTTGGGACGCGTCTTCGACGATCCGAACTGCTTCAGCTTTCAGGAGCTCTTTCCGGGCGGCTTTCAGCCGGTGTTCGGCGGCGACCGCGTGGATTCGTCACTCGTCCTCGGCGTTCGCGGATTCACCGCCTCCGGGACCGGCTGGGACCTGAGCGTCAGCGCCGGCCGGAACGAGATCGACTTCCTGCTGTTCGACAGCGTGAACGCGTCGCTCGGGCCGCTCAGCCCGACCTCCTTCAAACCCGGCCTCTACGGCCAGCGGGACGTGAGCGCGAACCTCGATCTGCTGCGCCAGCTCGGCGAGCGGCTCCATCTGGCTGGCGGCCTGGAGTGGCGCGAGGAGCGCTTCGAGATCGGCCTCGGCGACCCCGATTCCTGGCGGATCGGTCCCTATGCCCGCCAGGGATTCAGTTCCGGTTCGAACGGCTTCCCCGGGTTCAGCCCGGTGGCGGCGGGTGCCTGGACCCGTTCCAACGCGGCGGTCTACGGCGACCTGGAGTACGGACCGCCGGACGAATCCTGGAATCTGGGGCTCGCGGTGCGCCTGGAGGACTACGAGGACTTCGGCTCGACCCTCAACGGCAAGATCGCGGGACGCCGTCAGGTTTCGGCGGCTCTCGCCCTGCGCGCGAGTGCGTCGACGGGCTTCCGGGCGCCGACGCCCGGCCAGCAGAACGCGTTCAACGTCTCGACGCAGTGGGACGCGGAGCGCTTCGAGCTCGTCAACAACGGCACGATCCCGCCGGCCTCCAGGGTCGCCGAGCTGCGCGGCGGCAAGGCCCTCGACGCGGAGAAGTCGGTCAACCTGGCCGCCGGCGCGATCTTCGAGCGCGGGCCGTTGACGCTCACGGCGGACGTGTTCCGCGTTGACGTGAGCGATCGGCTGGGAGTCACCGGGCTGTTCGCGCTTCAGTCCTTCGAGGTGGAGCAACTGCTGGCGGAAGGCATCACGAGCGCCGCCAACATCACGAACTTCCGCTTCTTCGCCAACGACTTCGAGACCCGCACGGAGGGTGTGGACCTGGTCGTCACCTGGCGGCCGCCGCAGGCCGGCGGACGAACGACGCTAGACCTGGCGCTCAACGTGACCTCGACCGAGGTCGTGGACTTCAACCCGCTGACCCTGGACCGGCAGCGCATCCGCGAACTGGAGGAGGCCTTGCCGGGAGTGCGCTGGAACGCGACGCTCCACCACGAACTGGGCCGGCACACCTCGGCCCGGCGGCCGGTCGAACTGCTCGCCCGGCTCGGTTACTACGACGGCTGGTACGACCCGTTCATCCCCGTCGACTTCAGCGGCGTGTACCTGCTGGACCTGGAGGTCGGCATCCCGTTGCCGGCCGGAGCCCGCCTGGCGATCGGCGCTCGCAACGCCCTGGGCGAGACCGGCGACGGCAATCCGACGCCGACGCTGCTGGGTAACCCGCACAGCACCCGCGCGCCATTCGACGTCAGCGGGGCGTACTACTACTCCAGGCTGCAGTACCGCTGGGGCCGCGGGAACTGAGTGGCTCGAGCCTTCAGGCCTGAACCCGAGAGCTCTGCATCGCCGGAGCGGTCTGCGGAAGGTGCATCCCGGCCTTCCGGGCCGCCTTCCTGCGGCCACGAATCGCTCGTCGCCGTTCCCGGCCGCGCTCGACCAGGAGGTAGAGCGAGGGCACGAAGATCAGCGTGATCAGGGTCGATGCGAGCAGGCCTCCGACGACGACCCGCGCCAGGGGCGCCTGCAGTTCGGATCCCTCGCCGA
Protein-coding regions in this window:
- a CDS encoding TonB-dependent receptor: MRRGVRLAAVALLLAGFAGPSSLRAQQVEDRAASQADERDAAAEGGHDDHDEAESEEPAAHVDEEIVVTGSRARERSVTKSMVPVDVISAEHVAHQGETNLDQLLRTVVPSLNISSISGDAATIVRPTNLRGLAPDHTLVLVNGKRRHRGAVILWSRIGVSHGAQGPDLSAIPAIALRQVEVLRDGASAQYGSDAIAGIMNFLLSDARSGGSFEVLTGLYDAGDGESVTVAGNIGLPWGEAGFANVSLEYGGSNPTNRSMQRADATALVAAGNTHVADPAQRWGKAEVDDDVKLWINFGRPLGSGGATQFYGWANHADRNVTARNFFFRNPNTRDAVYSGDGGATLLIGDALDAADGTPDGSAGCPVVAVTDALPDRDALGRVFDDPNCFSFQELFPGGFQPVFGGDRVDSSLVLGVRGFTASGTGWDLSVSAGRNEIDFLLFDSVNASLGPLSPTSFKPGLYGQRDVSANLDLLRQLGERLHLAGGLEWREERFEIGLGDPDSWRIGPYARQGFSSGSNGFPGFSPVAAGAWTRSNAAVYGDLEYGPPDESWNLGLAVRLEDYEDFGSTLNGKIAGRRQVSAALALRASASTGFRAPTPGQQNAFNVSTQWDAERFELVNNGTIPPASRVAELRGGKALDAEKSVNLAAGAIFERGPLTLTADVFRVDVSDRLGVTGLFALQSFEVEQLLAEGITSAANITNFRFFANDFETRTEGVDLVVTWRPPQAGGRTTLDLALNVTSTEVVDFNPLTLDRQRIRELEEALPGVRWNATLHHELGRHTSARRPVELLARLGYYDGWYDPFIPVDFSGVYLLDLEVGIPLPAGARLAIGARNALGETGDGNPTPTLLGNPHSTRAPFDVSGAYYYSRLQYRWGRGN